A single region of the Leptolyngbyaceae cyanobacterium genome encodes:
- a CDS encoding zinc metalloprotease HtpX, translating into MNLIPDPSEKGEKGRNGVNSTLKAGLAAVKQGNYQEAIANLEAVCENELSEKAIVQAQMGLTVAYDRIGDGEKAIALAKELSNNPNSQVKEWAVRNLTSLKERYPDQFESLSEGISDTGFVPLNPTEQTSSRPKIPISSSTPTLFPPKKGNITDISSTTNSSGFTPFDTSSPSQAKREQAKSNNIPNTENTGLQSSSSQTQIPRPQSSASSQNKPSSTIPARSVQKLNNPVNSWQMPTDERPNETSAYQAEWKQAGRANKWQNLPNKIGFHFDLSQLWGVQAVSAIALLITVHWAIVSIVKFAINKVAEILVNLQLSYPNEDDYNDPSRWAPLIAWLLLIGLILSLPWLMDGLLKAYYGLKPLSLENLTARSPEAARVLQRFTRERRLPLPTLWLIPNSVPIAFTYGNLPRNARIVVTQGLLEQLADDEIAAVYAAELGHIVHRDFVVMSFGLLIAQIPYIFYQRISQLGDRWSNQVLKFITAAIAVFFYGLYWLLRCLLLWLSRARIYYSDRLSCEITGNPNGLTRALLKIAIGMAKDVEKQGKTSYLLEGFEVLSPVGYRQAISLGSLYSHTPLEPILAWDYLNPHRRWLTIDNSHPLMGERIQILSSYGRYWKIETELNFPPKNSLKPDNGRLFLQAAPYLGILLGLILGGILWGIGGISILLKIRQVLLDWMWGDRAILHGCLLIGIGIGILLRINLFFPDIKPSTVRDEPTLADLLTDPAALPLDSHPVRLQGKLLGRSGISNWLCQDLILQTASGLVKLHYFSWLGPLGNLLIGSPRPAELVNRSIALTGWFRRGATPWIDVETIRTQGGKTIQSGHPIWSTLLAFAAAFAGVYIIFRGDL; encoded by the coding sequence ATGAACTTAATTCCCGACCCCTCAGAGAAAGGCGAAAAAGGCAGAAATGGGGTAAATTCTACTTTAAAAGCTGGTTTAGCGGCGGTAAAGCAGGGAAACTACCAAGAGGCGATCGCAAATCTAGAGGCTGTTTGTGAAAACGAACTGAGCGAAAAAGCGATCGTGCAAGCTCAAATGGGATTAACCGTTGCTTACGATCGCATCGGTGATGGAGAAAAAGCGATCGCGCTAGCAAAGGAATTGAGCAATAACCCTAATTCTCAAGTCAAAGAATGGGCTGTTCGCAATTTAACTAGTTTAAAAGAACGCTATCCCGATCAATTTGAATCATTGAGTGAAGGCATTTCCGATACCGGATTCGTTCCTTTAAATCCGACAGAGCAAACTTCATCTCGCCCTAAAATACCCATTAGTTCGTCTACCCCGACATTATTTCCTCCTAAAAAGGGAAACATCACAGACATCAGTTCAACTACAAACTCATCTGGATTTACTCCTTTTGACACTTCATCTCCAAGTCAAGCAAAAAGAGAACAAGCCAAATCTAATAACATTCCTAACACAGAAAATACTGGTCTTCAAAGTTCATCTTCTCAAACGCAGATTCCGAGACCGCAATCTTCAGCAAGCTCACAGAACAAACCATCTAGTACTATCCCCGCTCGTTCAGTTCAAAAATTGAATAATCCCGTCAATTCCTGGCAGATGCCAACCGATGAACGACCAAACGAAACTTCAGCTTATCAAGCTGAATGGAAGCAAGCGGGAAGAGCAAATAAATGGCAAAACTTACCCAACAAAATAGGTTTTCATTTCGACTTATCTCAACTATGGGGAGTGCAAGCTGTCAGCGCGATCGCTCTACTGATTACCGTGCATTGGGCAATCGTTTCCATCGTCAAATTCGCCATTAATAAAGTTGCAGAAATATTAGTTAACTTACAACTTTCTTACCCAAATGAAGATGATTATAACGACCCAAGTCGATGGGCTCCATTGATAGCATGGCTTTTATTAATAGGGTTAATTTTGTCGCTTCCTTGGTTAATGGACGGGCTTTTAAAAGCTTACTACGGTCTAAAGCCATTGAGCCTTGAAAATTTAACTGCACGCAGCCCGGAAGCAGCAAGAGTATTGCAACGTTTTACCCGTGAAAGACGTTTACCTCTGCCTACTTTATGGCTAATACCGAATTCTGTACCAATAGCTTTCACTTATGGAAATCTACCTCGAAATGCGCGGATAGTGGTAACGCAAGGTTTATTGGAGCAGTTAGCAGATGATGAAATTGCTGCTGTGTATGCCGCTGAATTAGGCCATATCGTCCATAGGGATTTCGTAGTGATGTCTTTTGGATTATTAATTGCCCAAATCCCTTATATTTTTTACCAAAGAATATCTCAGTTAGGAGATCGATGGTCAAATCAGGTTTTAAAATTTATTACAGCTGCGATCGCGGTTTTTTTCTATGGATTGTATTGGCTATTGCGCTGCCTGCTGTTGTGGTTGTCTAGGGCGAGAATTTACTACAGCGATCGCTTGTCCTGCGAAATTACTGGTAACCCCAACGGACTTACCCGCGCGTTACTGAAAATCGCGATCGGGATGGCCAAAGATGTAGAAAAACAAGGAAAAACCAGTTATTTGCTAGAAGGCTTCGAGGTATTATCACCCGTGGGATATCGACAAGCAATTAGCTTAGGTAGCTTATATTCTCATACTCCCCTCGAACCGATTTTAGCTTGGGATTATCTCAACCCTCACCGTCGCTGGCTGACGATCGATAATTCTCATCCCTTAATGGGAGAACGCATCCAAATACTAAGCAGCTACGGGCGTTATTGGAAAATAGAAACAGAGTTAAACTTCCCACCCAAAAATTCATTAAAACCTGACAATGGAAGATTATTTCTGCAAGCTGCTCCTTATTTGGGCATTCTGCTAGGCTTAATTCTAGGCGGAATTTTGTGGGGAATTGGTGGAATCAGCATTTTACTGAAAATTCGGCAAGTACTGTTGGATTGGATGTGGGGCGATCGGGCAATTTTACATGGCTGCTTATTAATAGGTATCGGTATCGGAATCTTGTTAAGGATCAATCTCTTCTTTCCCGATATCAAACCATCTACGGTTCGAGATGAACCGACTTTAGCAGATTTATTAACCGATCCGGCAGCTTTACCCTTAGATAGTCACCCGGTTCGTTTGCAAGGCAAACTCTTAGGGCGTTCCGGCATTAGTAACTGGCTTTGCCAAGACTTAATTTTACAAACCGCCTCTGGTTTGGTGAAATTACACTACTTCTCCTGGTTGGGGCCGTTAGGCAATCTGTTAATCGGTTCTCCGCGTCCGGCAGAACTAGTCAATCGTTCGATCGCGCTCACGGGTTGGTTTCGTCGAGGCGCTACTCCCTGGATCGATGTCGAGACTATACGTACCCAAGGTGGCAAAACTATTCAAAGCGGACACCCGATTTGGTCTACCCTGTTAGCCTTTGCCGCTGCTTTTGCCGGAGTATATATCATTTTCCGAGGCGACCTCTAG
- the prfC gene encoding peptide chain release factor 3, with translation MTTELQTELQTAVERRRNFAIISHPDAGKTTLTEKLLLYGGAIHEAGAVKARRAQRKATSDWMAMEQQRGISITSTVLQFEYEGCQINLLDTPGHQDFSEDTYRTLAAADNAVMLIDAAKGLEPQTRKLFEVCRMRSLPIFTFVNKLDRPGREPLELLDEIERELGLVTYAVNWPIGMGDRFKGVFDRQKRQIHLFERTAHGSKEAKDTVIDFGDPRLAELIEEDLYYQLKEELEVLEELGPELDLEKVHQGKMTPIFFGSAMTNFGVELFLNSFLNYALKPGARNSTNGEISPTYPEFSGFVFKLQANMDPKHRDRIAFVRVCTGKFEKDMVVNHARSGKTVRLSRPQKLFAQERESIEEAFAGDVIGLNNPGVFAIGDTIYTGQKLEYEGIPCFSPELFAYLRNPNPSKFKQFRKGISELREEGAVQIMYSADESKRDPILAAVGQLQFEVVQFRLLNEYGVETLLDLLPYTVARWVADGWEALEKVGRLFNTTTVKDSWGRPVLLFKNEWNLHQVQGDHPDFKLNASAPVVAGQEPESL, from the coding sequence ATGACAACTGAACTTCAAACTGAATTACAAACTGCTGTCGAACGTCGTCGCAATTTTGCGATTATTTCTCACCCCGACGCTGGTAAGACAACTCTTACCGAAAAGCTGCTGCTGTACGGGGGTGCCATTCACGAAGCAGGTGCGGTAAAAGCACGCAGGGCACAGCGCAAAGCGACTTCTGACTGGATGGCAATGGAACAACAGCGGGGGATCTCGATTACCTCAACGGTGTTGCAGTTCGAGTACGAGGGTTGTCAGATTAACTTACTGGATACTCCCGGTCACCAAGATTTTAGCGAAGATACTTATCGCACTCTGGCGGCAGCTGATAATGCGGTGATGTTAATTGACGCGGCGAAAGGTTTAGAACCTCAAACGCGCAAGCTATTTGAAGTTTGCCGGATGCGAAGTTTGCCTATTTTTACGTTTGTCAATAAATTAGATCGTCCGGGAAGGGAACCTTTGGAATTGTTGGACGAGATCGAGCGGGAATTGGGTTTGGTGACTTATGCTGTAAATTGGCCGATCGGTATGGGCGATCGTTTTAAAGGAGTTTTCGATCGCCAAAAGCGTCAAATACACCTATTTGAAAGGACTGCCCACGGTAGCAAGGAAGCAAAAGATACAGTTATCGATTTTGGCGATCCTCGTCTGGCAGAATTAATTGAAGAAGATCTTTATTACCAACTAAAAGAAGAATTAGAAGTTCTCGAAGAATTAGGGCCAGAATTAGATTTAGAAAAAGTTCACCAAGGGAAAATGACGCCGATCTTTTTTGGTAGCGCCATGACTAACTTTGGGGTGGAATTATTTCTGAATAGCTTCTTGAATTATGCCCTCAAACCGGGTGCTAGGAATAGCACTAACGGAGAAATTTCCCCTACTTATCCGGAGTTTTCTGGATTCGTGTTTAAATTACAAGCCAATATGGACCCGAAGCACCGAGATAGAATTGCTTTCGTGCGCGTCTGTACTGGTAAATTTGAGAAAGACATGGTGGTAAATCACGCCCGTAGCGGTAAAACGGTGCGCCTGTCCAGACCCCAAAAATTGTTTGCCCAAGAACGGGAATCAATTGAAGAAGCTTTTGCTGGAGATGTGATCGGTTTAAATAATCCGGGTGTATTTGCGATCGGCGATACGATTTACACCGGACAAAAATTAGAATACGAAGGGATTCCTTGTTTCTCCCCAGAATTATTTGCTTATTTGCGGAATCCCAACCCATCTAAATTTAAGCAATTCCGCAAAGGCATTTCCGAATTGCGCGAAGAAGGTGCAGTGCAAATCATGTATTCCGCAGATGAATCCAAGCGAGACCCCATTCTCGCCGCCGTCGGACAATTGCAATTTGAAGTAGTGCAGTTCCGCTTGCTGAATGAATATGGAGTAGAAACCCTTTTAGACTTACTACCTTACACTGTCGCCCGTTGGGTTGCCGATGGTTGGGAAGCTTTAGAAAAAGTCGGTCGCCTCTTCAACACTACCACTGTTAAAGATAGTTGGGGACGCCCAGTTTTGTTGTTTAAAAATGAGTGGAATTTGCATCAAGTGCAGGGAGATCATCCGGATTTCAAGCTTAACGCTTCTGCACCAGTAGTTGCTGGTCAGGAACCGGAATCATTATGA
- a CDS encoding RNA-binding protein produces MSIRLYVGNLPKEEIDRQELQTVFAQEGETISTKVIKDRKTGKCRGFGFVTVQNDEQADQFIEKFNGYVFKDNALKIEKALPRAKGQQGSEEEAPPQQVANSNKAPSSSPSHTGEKRRNKKKNRSGSAANTGTQHSSDAIQPDPRWAHELEKLKQMLAAQATNS; encoded by the coding sequence ATGTCTATTCGTCTGTATGTAGGCAATTTGCCTAAAGAGGAAATCGATCGGCAGGAGTTACAAACAGTTTTCGCCCAAGAAGGTGAAACTATCTCCACCAAAGTAATCAAAGACCGTAAAACTGGCAAGTGTCGCGGTTTTGGTTTCGTTACGGTTCAAAATGACGAACAAGCCGATCAATTCATTGAAAAGTTCAACGGTTACGTTTTTAAAGACAATGCCCTAAAAATTGAAAAGGCATTGCCTCGTGCGAAAGGTCAACAAGGTTCTGAAGAGGAAGCACCACCTCAACAGGTAGCTAATAGCAACAAGGCACCCAGTAGCAGCCCTTCTCACACTGGAGAAAAGCGTCGTAATAAGAAGAAAAACCGTTCGGGGAGCGCTGCGAACACCGGCACTCAGCATTCTTCCGATGCTATTCAACCAGATCCCCGTTGGGCTCATGAGTTAGAAAAACTGAAGCAGATGTTGGCTGCACAAGCTACAAATTCTTAA
- a CDS encoding PEP-CTERM sorting domain-containing protein (PEP-CTERM proteins occur, often in large numbers, in the proteomes of bacteria that also encode an exosortase, a predicted intramembrane cysteine proteinase. The presence of a PEP-CTERM domain at a protein's C-terminus predicts cleavage within the sorting domain, followed by covalent anchoring to some some component of the (usually Gram-negative) cell surface. Many PEP-CTERM proteins exhibit an unusual sequence composition that includes large numbers of potential glycosylation sites. Expression of one such protein has been shown restore the ability of a bacterium to form floc, a type of biofilm.), protein MFILNKVLLAVTMLIGVETLTIAPARGLSFNFHLTSPPPYGLGDFGTDGTLKLGNIGANQYGLPEPHRFVEDLPPGYLSVALYPSTSKITLGNKSSISGPYFVERKLFGEWLISSTSQTWDFGSYFRVISWEMKIFCGTNLLNCNGAMGSFLIRDPRPMPPIYPSPIPPIYQSGITVDNFSPSSPLPPPPPPPPPPNRVPEPSLLWGLLLLGSGLLWKNKSKAIKS, encoded by the coding sequence ATGTTTATTTTGAATAAAGTTTTGCTAGCTGTCACCATGTTAATTGGTGTCGAAACATTAACTATTGCACCTGCACGAGGATTGAGTTTTAATTTCCATTTAACCTCACCTCCACCCTACGGATTGGGAGATTTTGGAACAGATGGTACTCTAAAGTTAGGAAATATTGGTGCTAATCAGTATGGTCTGCCAGAACCTCATCGCTTTGTGGAGGATCTCCCGCCAGGATATCTTTCTGTTGCATTATACCCATCGACTAGCAAGATAACTTTAGGAAATAAATCGAGCATTAGTGGGCCATATTTTGTTGAAAGAAAGCTCTTTGGAGAGTGGTTAATTTCTAGTACTAGTCAAACTTGGGATTTTGGTAGTTATTTTAGAGTTATTAGTTGGGAAATGAAGATTTTCTGCGGTACTAATCTGCTCAACTGTAATGGTGCTATGGGATCTTTTTTAATCAGAGATCCAAGACCTATGCCTCCTATTTATCCAAGCCCTATACCTCCTATTTATCAAAGTGGAATTACAGTGGATAATTTCTCTCCGTCTTCACCACTACCGCCACCACCGCCACCGCCGCCACCACCAAACCGCGTGCCAGAACCTTCATTATTGTGGGGTTTGTTGCTATTAGGTAGCGGTTTATTGTGGAAAAATAAATCGAAAGCTATCAAATCGTAA
- a CDS encoding DUF4870 domain-containing protein — MYDSDKRKLLSALSHGSIFFSLLGVSIGIPIAILFVSDDPVVKDNAKEALNFHFNVWLYGIIFGVLTLILIGFLLLGILQVINVVLPILAILHSLSNTEQSYRYPFIFRLL, encoded by the coding sequence ATGTACGATTCCGACAAACGAAAACTCTTATCTGCACTTTCTCACGGCTCGATCTTTTTCAGCCTCTTGGGAGTATCCATCGGTATACCGATCGCCATTTTATTCGTATCCGATGACCCAGTAGTAAAGGATAACGCTAAAGAAGCACTGAACTTCCATTTTAATGTTTGGCTTTACGGAATTATCTTTGGCGTACTGACGTTGATATTAATTGGTTTCCTACTGCTTGGTATTTTGCAGGTAATCAACGTAGTTCTTCCTATTTTGGCGATTTTGCATTCTCTAAGCAATACGGAGCAGTCCTACCGTTACCCTTTTATTTTCCGTTTACTGTAA
- a CDS encoding sugar transferase: MTAESPLFDRTVLRASRKRGLQRRVLTGKKTSLPGLVLNRDFAKRVFDVVFSLLVLILFSPVYLILALLIAVSSPGPIFYVQQRIGKNYQPFGCIKFRTMVTNADEILQEIIATSPELRQEFADNFKLKNDPRITWIGRFLRMTSLDEFPQFWNVLMGDMSVVGPRPLVAEELFMYGRHIDKILTLSPGITGLWQVSGRNDIPYERRVKIDVYYVNFRNIWLDLMIVFKTIGVVIFPKNNGAY; the protein is encoded by the coding sequence ATGACAGCCGAAAGCCCTTTGTTCGACCGCACTGTGTTGCGGGCGTCCAGAAAGCGAGGTTTGCAACGGCGAGTACTCACGGGCAAAAAAACCAGTCTGCCTGGTTTAGTTCTCAACAGAGACTTTGCCAAACGAGTATTTGACGTTGTGTTCTCCTTGTTAGTCTTGATCCTATTTTCCCCGGTATACCTGATACTAGCTTTACTCATTGCGGTCAGTTCTCCTGGCCCAATTTTTTATGTACAGCAACGAATTGGGAAAAACTACCAGCCTTTTGGCTGTATTAAATTCAGGACAATGGTTACTAATGCTGATGAAATCCTCCAAGAAATCATCGCGACATCTCCAGAACTGCGCCAAGAATTCGCTGACAATTTTAAGCTAAAAAACGACCCCCGAATTACTTGGATCGGTCGATTTTTACGCATGACTAGTCTAGACGAATTTCCTCAATTCTGGAATGTTTTAATGGGAGATATGAGCGTTGTCGGCCCTCGCCCGCTAGTGGCAGAAGAACTGTTTATGTACGGTCGCCATATTGATAAAATCCTCACTCTTTCTCCTGGAATTACGGGATTGTGGCAAGTTTCCGGACGAAATGATATACCCTACGAACGCCGAGTCAAAATTGATGTTTACTATGTCAATTTTCGTAATATATGGTTGGATTTGATGATAGTTTTCAAAACTATTGGGGTAGTTATTTTTCCGAAAAATAA
- a CDS encoding glycosyltransferase, which yields MGLKYALVHEWLTPKATGGSELVVREILQHIDADLYALIDFESTNPESYLFKRRIGTTFLQNFPFARNGVQKYLPFLPLAIEQLDLREYDIILSSSHTVAKAVITTPQQLHICYCHSPMRFAWDLTFDYLNSSRMGRGVQGILTRYLLHRLRQWDMLSANRVDYFIANSQHTAKRIWRCYRRRAEVIYPPVNIDRFTFQAKKQDFYLTVSRLVSYKKVSLIVKAFNQLGRPLVVIGTGPELKELRQLAGDNVQILGQQPNAVVEQYMAQAKAFVYGACEDFGIALLEAQACGTPVIAYGAGGALETVRDIREYPDTGTGLFFGAQSELDIVEAVKTFEIYEKTFNPEIARSQAAKFAPTIFEKRYLAFVDRCYRRFKIRK from the coding sequence GTGGGATTGAAATACGCCCTTGTCCATGAATGGTTGACGCCAAAAGCGACTGGCGGTTCGGAATTAGTCGTCAGGGAAATCTTGCAGCATATCGATGCGGATCTTTATGCCCTGATTGATTTTGAATCGACTAATCCGGAAAGTTATTTATTTAAGCGACGGATCGGTACGACTTTTCTACAAAACTTTCCGTTTGCTCGTAACGGCGTCCAAAAGTACTTACCCTTTTTACCACTGGCGATCGAACAGCTAGATTTAAGAGAATATGACATCATTCTCTCTTCTTCTCATACTGTCGCCAAAGCAGTAATTACCACTCCCCAACAGTTACATATCTGTTATTGTCATTCTCCCATGCGGTTTGCTTGGGACTTGACTTTTGATTATTTGAATAGCAGCCGAATGGGACGAGGCGTTCAGGGTATTCTTACCCGCTACTTGCTGCATAGATTGCGCCAGTGGGATATGCTATCGGCAAATCGAGTTGATTATTTCATTGCCAATTCTCAACATACGGCGAAGCGAATTTGGCGCTGCTACCGCCGTCGTGCAGAGGTAATTTATCCACCAGTCAATATCGATCGATTTACCTTTCAAGCGAAGAAACAAGATTTTTACTTGACGGTTTCTCGCTTGGTGAGCTACAAAAAAGTATCGTTAATCGTCAAAGCTTTCAATCAGTTAGGACGCCCTTTAGTGGTGATCGGCACTGGGCCAGAATTGAAAGAACTCCGCCAATTAGCTGGCGACAACGTACAAATATTAGGTCAGCAGCCAAATGCGGTGGTGGAGCAGTACATGGCCCAAGCGAAAGCTTTTGTTTACGGGGCTTGTGAAGATTTTGGGATTGCACTACTGGAAGCGCAAGCCTGCGGGACACCTGTAATTGCTTATGGTGCAGGGGGTGCTTTGGAAACGGTGCGAGATATCCGGGAGTATCCGGATACCGGTACTGGTTTATTTTTTGGGGCGCAGTCGGAACTAGATATAGTGGAAGCGGTCAAGACGTTTGAGATTTATGAAAAAACTTTTAATCCAGAGATAGCGCGATCGCAAGCTGCTAAATTTGCGCCGACAATTTTTGAGAAGCGCTATTTAGCTTTTGTCGATCGCTGCTATCGTAGATTCAAAATCCGAAAATAG